In Chondrinema litorale, a single window of DNA contains:
- a CDS encoding DUF4374 domain-containing protein — translation MDRFIINFFRKFNFYGLVILLAINTISCSDDDDATDPTPDTEEDSVTESFFISAAGESAEYILSTDTLGGDDLSIVGSGIELEQTGYNWIFNEDNTVTVGLIYAQGEPGIGLGYELDTAGELSSLGEFQITSRFTSYGFFEDYAITSVGGQTLVDEDGNPLTYEDGTERADGATFNFINTAGGLSLETQSIETYGLISEGQQVTFSGIVDMGNGEFLTGAVVSQAQDDEAEGGASTGTVIYPDSCWVVAFDENLEVQRVYRSNQLSYASGRYRSQYYSQIAKDDDGNVYVFSGAYDSNATNPAGALRINSGATDFDDSYYFNIEEIAEDYNFRKVWHITEDYFLLEFYNETVISSTNDPATQYGIVKMEDKTFNWVGGGFPSKDDISDIGLPMSYDGKLYFPITATGEYPTIYEIDPVTSQSTAVLSVASTNVEAIGLLKNIEE, via the coding sequence ATGGATAGATTTATAATTAATTTTTTCAGAAAATTCAATTTCTACGGATTAGTAATCTTACTAGCAATTAATACCATTTCATGTTCGGATGATGATGATGCAACCGATCCTACACCAGATACTGAAGAAGATAGTGTAACAGAATCATTCTTTATCTCGGCAGCGGGTGAGTCTGCAGAATATATATTAAGTACTGATACATTGGGTGGCGATGATTTAAGTATTGTTGGAAGTGGTATTGAATTAGAACAAACAGGTTACAACTGGATTTTTAACGAAGATAATACAGTAACTGTAGGTTTAATATATGCTCAAGGTGAGCCAGGTATCGGTTTAGGATACGAGTTAGATACTGCTGGAGAGCTCTCTTCTCTTGGCGAATTTCAAATTACTTCTCGTTTTACTTCTTATGGTTTCTTCGAAGACTATGCGATTACCAGTGTTGGTGGCCAAACATTAGTAGACGAAGATGGAAATCCTTTAACTTATGAGGATGGAACTGAACGTGCTGATGGTGCTACTTTTAATTTTATAAATACTGCTGGTGGTCTTTCTTTAGAAACTCAAAGTATTGAAACCTATGGACTGATTTCTGAAGGTCAGCAGGTAACTTTCTCAGGAATTGTAGATATGGGTAACGGTGAGTTTTTAACAGGAGCAGTTGTTTCTCAGGCTCAAGATGATGAAGCAGAAGGTGGAGCAAGTACTGGTACAGTAATTTATCCAGATAGCTGTTGGGTAGTTGCTTTCGATGAAAACTTGGAAGTACAGAGAGTTTACAGATCTAATCAGTTGAGTTATGCATCAGGTCGTTACCGCTCGCAATATTACTCTCAAATAGCAAAAGACGACGACGGAAATGTATATGTATTCTCAGGTGCTTATGATTCAAACGCAACGAATCCTGCAGGTGCATTAAGAATCAATAGTGGAGCGACAGACTTTGACGATAGCTATTACTTTAATATCGAAGAAATTGCCGAAGATTACAATTTTAGAAAAGTATGGCACATTACAGAAGATTACTTCTTGCTTGAGTTCTACAACGAAACTGTAATTTCTTCTACTAATGATCCTGCTACTCAGTATGGTATTGTAAAAATGGAAGATAAAACTTTTAACTGGGTAGGTGGAGGTTTTCCTTCTAAAGATGATATCAGCGATATTGGTTTACCAATGTCTTATGATGGTAAATTATACTTCCCAATTACAGCTACTGGTGAGTATCCAACAATCTACGAGATCGATCCTGTAACTTCTCAGTCTACTGCTGTATTATCGGTTGCTAGTACCAATGTAGAAGCAATCGGATTGCTAAAGAATATTGAAGAATAG
- a CDS encoding TonB-dependent receptor — translation MHRYLFIYIILFTSLSSYYATAQHKQGEIRGQVFSEENESLQDILVFLKGTNYNTSTDNKGKFKLSAPAGEYTVFCSGLGYLNQYQTITVKAGQTTDLNFTLKYDPKMVLDEVMVAGKSIVEEVRETAYNVVAIDAKSLKNNSMDLSQAMERVSGVRIRRSGGQGSSTSIMLNGFTGRHVKVFMDGIPMSNFGSAFQINNIPINLAERIEVYKGVVPIELGSDALGGAINIITKKTTNTYLDASYSYGSFNTHKTNINFGSTTKSGFTYSINAYQNYSDNNYKVKTNLLNLDGDTYSEEEYWFRRFHDKYRNESVIGKIGVIQKSWADRFLIGLTLAQEEADIQNANLMKIVYGGRTRTAKTVMPSLEYLKNDLFVKNLSVSLTANYSKVNNVNLDTMARRYNWNGEYETKDSKGEGDYSMAEYINNTGMATLNLQYALSEKHKLAINNVLSSYERKNSDEKATDDNSEETDFMKRSNIKNVLGASYTFTPNDKWSASVFGKNYLVATTGPIDTLAATDGSSSYIEKTETFNTSGYGLVANYRLTDALLLKASFEKTVRLPTATELFGDEILEVGDASLKPENSRNINFNLVYSPFFGKDKEHALYVEAGFFHRDTRDYIRRQIEQKYGGAYYTNHGNVQYMGVDMEARYYYKNKFSLGGTITYQNIRDMEYYSVSGTPSLHYKDKMPNVPYFFGNTEASYLIRDILGGDNNVLTVSYFLNYVHEFFRNWESLGSSNSKVTIPSQLSHDLALTYVMKDGKYNIALEAKNFTNTILYDNYSLQKPGRSFSVKLRYFFSKDKK, via the coding sequence ATGCACAGATATTTATTCATATATATTATTCTGTTTACTAGCTTATCTTCATATTATGCCACAGCCCAGCATAAACAAGGAGAAATTCGCGGACAGGTTTTTTCAGAAGAAAATGAGTCTTTACAAGATATTTTGGTCTTTTTGAAGGGGACCAATTACAATACATCGACAGATAATAAAGGGAAATTTAAATTGAGTGCGCCAGCAGGAGAATACACAGTTTTTTGCTCTGGTCTTGGCTATCTCAATCAATATCAAACAATTACAGTAAAAGCTGGACAGACAACCGATCTAAACTTCACATTAAAGTACGACCCCAAAATGGTTTTGGATGAAGTAATGGTAGCAGGCAAATCTATTGTAGAAGAGGTTAGAGAAACGGCATATAATGTAGTAGCGATTGATGCTAAATCTTTAAAAAACAACTCGATGGATTTGTCGCAGGCAATGGAGAGAGTGTCTGGCGTGAGAATTAGAAGATCGGGTGGACAGGGTTCTAGTACATCAATTATGCTCAACGGGTTTACTGGCAGACATGTAAAAGTATTTATGGATGGTATTCCGATGAGTAATTTTGGTTCGGCTTTCCAGATTAATAATATTCCGATAAATCTGGCAGAGCGAATCGAGGTGTATAAAGGAGTAGTTCCGATAGAATTGGGTTCTGATGCTTTAGGTGGAGCCATCAATATCATTACTAAGAAAACTACCAATACTTATTTGGATGCATCTTATTCATATGGTTCTTTTAACACCCACAAAACCAATATCAATTTTGGTTCAACTACTAAATCTGGTTTTACATATAGTATTAATGCCTACCAAAACTATTCGGATAACAACTACAAGGTAAAAACCAATTTGCTAAACCTCGATGGCGATACTTACTCAGAAGAAGAGTACTGGTTTAGAAGATTCCATGATAAATATAGGAATGAGTCTGTTATTGGGAAAATTGGTGTAATTCAAAAATCTTGGGCAGACAGATTTTTAATAGGATTAACACTTGCGCAAGAAGAAGCCGATATACAAAATGCTAACCTAATGAAAATTGTATATGGGGGTAGAACCAGAACAGCAAAGACAGTAATGCCTTCTTTGGAATATCTAAAAAATGATTTGTTTGTTAAAAACTTATCTGTCTCACTAACAGCTAATTACAGCAAAGTAAACAATGTCAACTTAGATACAATGGCCAGACGGTACAACTGGAATGGTGAGTACGAAACAAAAGATAGTAAAGGAGAAGGCGACTATTCTATGGCTGAGTATATAAATAATACAGGAATGGCAACACTTAACTTGCAGTATGCGCTAAGCGAAAAACACAAGTTAGCCATAAACAATGTATTGAGCAGTTACGAAAGAAAAAATTCGGATGAGAAGGCAACTGATGATAATAGCGAAGAGACTGATTTTATGAAGCGTTCGAATATTAAAAATGTATTAGGTGCTTCTTATACTTTTACTCCAAATGATAAATGGAGTGCATCGGTGTTTGGTAAAAATTATTTAGTAGCTACTACAGGCCCGATTGATACTTTGGCCGCTACAGATGGAAGTTCTTCCTATATAGAAAAAACAGAAACCTTTAATACATCAGGTTATGGTTTGGTAGCAAACTATAGGTTAACAGATGCGCTCCTATTAAAAGCATCATTCGAAAAAACAGTTAGACTTCCGACAGCTACTGAGCTTTTTGGAGATGAAATTTTAGAGGTCGGAGATGCAAGCCTTAAACCTGAAAACAGCCGAAATATAAACTTTAATTTAGTTTATTCACCTTTCTTCGGTAAAGATAAAGAACATGCTTTGTATGTAGAAGCTGGCTTTTTCCACAGAGATACCAGAGATTATATCCGCAGACAAATTGAGCAAAAATACGGTGGGGCTTATTACACCAATCATGGCAATGTCCAATACATGGGTGTAGATATGGAAGCACGCTATTACTACAAAAATAAATTCTCATTGGGTGGAACAATCACATATCAAAATATAAGAGATATGGAATACTACAGTGTGAGTGGAACACCTTCTCTACACTACAAAGATAAGATGCCCAATGTACCTTATTTCTTTGGAAATACAGAAGCAAGTTATTTGATAAGAGATATTTTAGGAGGAGATAACAATGTACTTACGGTTAGTTATTTTCTGAATTATGTGCATGAGTTTTTTAGAAACTGGGAAAGCCTAGGCAGCAGTAATAGTAAAGTTACTATTCCGAGTCAGTTATCTCATGATTTGGCTCTTACTTATGTAATGAAAGATGGTAAGTACAATATAGCACTAGAGGCAAAAAATTTCACGAATACAATTCTTTACGACAATTACAGCTTGCAGAAACCTGGAAGAAGCTTTTCGGTGAAGCTGAGATATTTCTTTAGCAAAGACAAAAAATAA
- a CDS encoding glycerophosphodiester phosphodiesterase gives MNIKLTSTLLLFYLGISLTAFTQQLPSTGLCAHRGAMDTHPENTIPAFKAAIEAGAQMIEFDVWLTKDNKMVIIHDETVDRTTNGTGEVSSLTFEEIRKLDAGSWKLEEFSGVQIPTLEEVLDIMPYNVWLNIHIKQEGDLPVMIAQTVKEKGRLHQSFLACTRSSMQKVRKAIPEILFCNMDRKNTSDKYVDQTISSRANFLQFPKKGPVITPAHIAKLKSNAVLINYFQADSLEEAKQLLVMGVDFPLVNNIVEFMQHADELQLTPIKPVFSAE, from the coding sequence ATGAATATTAAGCTAACTTCCACTCTCCTACTTTTTTATTTAGGCATTTCTCTCACAGCTTTTACACAGCAATTACCTTCTACTGGTTTATGCGCGCATAGAGGGGCAATGGATACACATCCTGAAAATACAATTCCTGCATTTAAAGCTGCGATAGAAGCCGGAGCGCAAATGATCGAGTTTGATGTTTGGCTTACAAAAGACAACAAAATGGTGATTATCCATGATGAAACTGTTGATAGAACCACCAATGGCACAGGTGAGGTTTCATCTCTCACTTTTGAAGAAATAAGAAAACTTGATGCAGGTAGCTGGAAATTGGAAGAATTTTCTGGTGTGCAAATACCAACACTAGAAGAAGTTTTGGACATAATGCCTTACAATGTTTGGCTCAACATCCACATTAAACAAGAAGGTGATTTGCCCGTAATGATTGCCCAAACGGTAAAGGAAAAAGGCCGTTTACATCAATCATTTTTAGCTTGTACAAGAAGCTCCATGCAGAAAGTTCGCAAAGCGATTCCTGAGATATTGTTTTGTAATATGGATAGAAAAAACACCTCTGATAAATATGTAGATCAAACCATTAGCTCAAGAGCGAATTTTTTACAGTTCCCTAAAAAAGGGCCAGTAATCACTCCAGCGCATATCGCTAAGCTGAAAAGCAATGCTGTACTCATCAACTATTTTCAGGCAGACTCTTTAGAAGAAGCTAAACAGCTATTAGTAATGGGCGTAGATTTTCCACTGGTAAATAATATTGTTGAGTTTATGCAGCATGCTGATGAATTACAACTGACACCTATTAAGCCTGTTTTTTCAGCAGAGTAA
- a CDS encoding GMC oxidoreductase: protein MNTIGDAKKKMTYDAIVVGSGISGGWAAKELCEKGLKTLVLERGKAVKHIKDYPTATQSPWEFPHRLAMPLEDEETNPIANRCYAYDDATKHFFVKDDEHPYIQEKPFDWIRGYQEGGKSLLWARNVQRWSNYEFEAPLRDGFAVDWPIRYQDIAPWYSHVEIFAGISGNKDGIPHLPDSEVLPPFELNCVEQHIQQELGEKYNNERPVIIGRCAHLTEPQEIHIKQGRGKCMARHLCYRGCPFGAYFSSNSSTLPWANNTGNLTMQTNSVVHSIIYDDAKGKATGVRVIDSETGESTEYFANIIFVNAACLNTNLILLNSTSSRFPNGLGNDSGTLGKYIGFHNYRGNMLADFNGFEDKYYSGRRPTSAFMPSFKNVYKQNAEFLRGYMVAFSASRKGWGSSSANIGFGEDMKAQMTQAGPWQVFMMMQGEILPKEQNHVRLSETEKDQWGIPLLVTSIDYDDNDEKMLADFLVEGKAMLEAAGCTNVRSWDTKQAPGLDIHEMGGVRMGKDPETSMLNKWNQLHHCKNVFVTDGAAMTSYGNQNPSLTFMALTARAANYAVEALKKGEL from the coding sequence ATGAATACTATCGGAGACGCGAAGAAGAAAATGACTTACGATGCTATTGTTGTTGGTTCAGGAATAAGTGGCGGTTGGGCTGCCAAAGAATTGTGCGAAAAGGGTTTAAAAACATTAGTACTAGAAAGAGGAAAAGCAGTTAAGCATATCAAAGACTACCCAACAGCTACACAAAGTCCTTGGGAGTTTCCTCACAGATTAGCCATGCCGTTAGAAGATGAAGAAACCAACCCGATAGCGAATCGCTGTTATGCTTACGATGATGCTACCAAGCATTTTTTTGTGAAAGATGACGAACATCCCTACATACAAGAAAAGCCTTTTGACTGGATTAGAGGCTATCAAGAAGGTGGAAAGTCTTTGTTATGGGCAAGAAATGTACAGCGTTGGAGTAATTATGAGTTTGAAGCTCCCTTGCGAGATGGTTTTGCGGTAGATTGGCCTATCCGATATCAGGATATAGCACCTTGGTATAGCCATGTAGAAATATTTGCCGGCATAAGTGGAAACAAAGATGGCATTCCGCATTTGCCAGATAGCGAAGTGCTGCCACCTTTTGAATTAAACTGTGTTGAGCAACACATTCAGCAGGAGTTAGGCGAAAAGTATAACAATGAACGCCCGGTTATTATCGGCAGATGTGCACATCTTACGGAACCACAAGAAATCCATATAAAGCAGGGGAGAGGAAAGTGTATGGCAAGGCATTTATGCTATCGGGGTTGTCCTTTTGGAGCATATTTTTCATCCAATTCATCTACACTACCTTGGGCAAATAATACGGGAAACCTCACTATGCAAACCAATTCGGTGGTGCATTCTATTATTTATGATGATGCCAAAGGAAAAGCAACTGGTGTACGTGTAATTGATAGCGAAACAGGAGAAAGTACAGAATATTTTGCCAATATCATTTTTGTGAATGCAGCTTGTTTAAACACAAATCTGATATTACTTAACTCTACTTCGTCTAGATTCCCGAATGGTTTGGGGAATGATAGCGGCACACTTGGTAAGTACATAGGTTTCCATAATTACCGTGGAAATATGCTGGCAGATTTCAATGGTTTTGAAGATAAATATTATTCTGGTAGAAGACCTACTTCTGCTTTTATGCCTTCTTTTAAAAATGTATATAAGCAAAATGCAGAATTTTTAAGAGGTTATATGGTGGCATTTAGTGCATCTAGAAAAGGTTGGGGAAGCTCATCTGCAAATATAGGTTTTGGAGAAGATATGAAAGCGCAAATGACACAAGCTGGCCCTTGGCAAGTGTTTATGATGATGCAAGGAGAGATTTTACCCAAAGAGCAAAATCATGTGAGATTGAGTGAGACGGAAAAAGATCAATGGGGAATTCCATTGCTAGTTACATCAATCGATTATGATGATAATGATGAAAAGATGCTAGCAGATTTTCTAGTAGAGGGGAAAGCAATGCTTGAAGCAGCAGGCTGTACCAATGTGAGAAGCTGGGATACCAAACAAGCACCGGGCTTAGACATACACGAGATGGGAGGAGTTAGAATGGGTAAAGACCCAGAAACTTCGATGCTCAATAAATGGAATCAGCTACATCATTGTAAAAATGTGTTTGTGACAGATGGCGCAGCCATGACTTCCTATGGAAATCAAAATCCGTCGCTCACTTTTATGGCTTTAACAGCCAGAGCCGCAAACTATGCAGTAGAAGCTTTAAAGAAAGGGGAATTGTAA
- a CDS encoding YybH family protein → MKIFKLITVLLVLLFLFNVANAQEADIKANGEEMLQALNDGNAEKYMKYKHPSFSQYLPLSLELASRPDTKVIQTQFDEGRDFDFTLTDHEVKVYGNCAVVTAMQEGTIHFEDGRIDTGKWKHTSLWVKENNEWLQVHMHVSKVQDEQPE, encoded by the coding sequence ATGAAAATATTTAAATTGATTACTGTGCTTTTGGTTTTACTGTTCCTTTTTAATGTAGCGAATGCACAAGAAGCAGATATTAAAGCAAATGGTGAAGAAATGTTGCAGGCTCTCAATGATGGTAATGCCGAAAAATATATGAAATATAAACATCCTTCTTTTTCCCAATACTTACCACTTAGTTTAGAACTAGCTAGCAGACCAGATACCAAAGTTATACAAACTCAATTTGATGAAGGCAGAGATTTTGATTTTACTTTAACAGACCACGAAGTAAAAGTTTACGGAAATTGTGCTGTTGTAACTGCCATGCAAGAAGGTACTATTCATTTTGAAGATGGTAGAATAGATACTGGTAAATGGAAGCATACATCTTTATGGGTAAAAGAAAATAATGAATGGCTACAAGTTCATATGCATGTTTCTAAAGTGCAAGACGAACAACCTGAATGA
- a CDS encoding YybH family protein, which translates to MDKLKNYQFSIYAIIAGLIVSACQPASSPELSEGDKKYMEMMTTDAYEGWNEGNREPYLARYSEDVVYMLPNGETVEGLNNVRDYVMNYPEGLTVKFPVVEFIGKGDLINVRGVFTIYNSEGTLVDKGKYLNVWQRNANDKWEVTHDIFNSDMPLPVQETNAQEEEM; encoded by the coding sequence ATGGACAAATTAAAAAATTATCAGTTTTCTATTTATGCAATTATAGCTGGATTGATTGTAAGTGCCTGCCAACCTGCATCTTCTCCTGAATTATCAGAAGGAGACAAAAAATATATGGAAATGATGACCACAGATGCCTATGAAGGATGGAATGAGGGTAATCGCGAACCTTATCTGGCTAGATACTCAGAAGATGTAGTTTACATGCTCCCAAATGGTGAAACTGTAGAAGGGTTAAATAATGTAAGGGATTATGTAATGAATTACCCAGAAGGATTGACAGTGAAATTTCCTGTAGTTGAGTTTATTGGAAAGGGAGATTTAATTAATGTGAGAGGTGTATTTACTATTTATAACAGTGAGGGAACCTTGGTAGATAAAGGAAAATATCTGAATGTATGGCAGCGAAATGCCAATGATAAATGGGAAGTTACACACGATATATTTAATTCTGATATGCCACTTCCAGTACAAGAAACTAACGCACAAGAAGAAGAAATGTGA